One genomic region from Stackebrandtia nassauensis DSM 44728 encodes:
- a CDS encoding ABC transporter ATP-binding protein, producing the protein MNSTPAIDIERLTKTYGSGARPAVDDVSLRIQPGTVFGFLGPNGAGKTTTIKIAAGLLAASAGTVRLNGYDVAARRSAAMAQIGAVLEGSRNVYWTLTAWQNLIYFGRLKGLRKAEARGQATELLTDLGLWDRRHDRVGDFSRGMQQKVAIAAALIADPPIVLLDEPTLGLDVAATRTVRNWIATLSEDRGKTILLTTHQLDVVAELCDRVAVIREGTIVADQATGELLSRFRRRDSYEVHIEGVPALPPLPGGFTAEESGDSTVIAGRVDDPRVVYQLLERLGERGIVLRSLAQAQPSLEDVFLSLVEEPAHV; encoded by the coding sequence GTGAACTCCACCCCCGCCATCGACATCGAGCGGTTGACCAAGACGTACGGCTCGGGCGCCCGGCCCGCCGTGGACGACGTCAGCCTGCGGATTCAGCCGGGCACCGTTTTCGGATTCCTGGGGCCCAACGGGGCCGGGAAGACCACCACCATCAAGATCGCGGCGGGCCTGCTCGCCGCCAGCGCCGGAACCGTGCGGCTCAACGGATATGACGTTGCCGCCCGGCGGTCGGCGGCGATGGCGCAGATCGGCGCCGTCCTGGAGGGATCGCGCAATGTGTACTGGACACTGACGGCCTGGCAGAACCTCATCTACTTCGGACGGTTGAAGGGGTTGCGGAAGGCGGAGGCTCGCGGTCAGGCCACCGAGTTGCTCACCGATCTGGGCTTGTGGGATCGGCGCCATGACCGGGTCGGCGACTTCTCGCGCGGTATGCAGCAGAAGGTCGCCATCGCGGCGGCGCTGATCGCCGATCCGCCGATCGTGTTGCTGGACGAGCCGACGTTGGGGCTCGACGTGGCCGCCACCCGGACCGTCAGGAACTGGATCGCGACGCTGTCGGAAGACCGGGGCAAGACGATTCTGCTGACCACGCATCAGCTCGACGTGGTGGCGGAGTTGTGCGATCGGGTGGCGGTGATCCGTGAGGGGACCATCGTCGCGGATCAGGCCACCGGGGAGCTGTTGTCGCGGTTCCGGCGTCGTGACAGCTACGAGGTCCACATTGAGGGTGTTCCCGCGTTGCCGCCGCTGCCGGGCGGGTTCACCGCCGAGGAGAGTGGCGATTCGACCGTGATCGCCGGGCGGGTGGACGATCCGCGGGTCGTCTATCAGCTGCTGGAGCGGCTTGGTGAGCGCGGCATCGTGCTGCGGTCGCTGGCGCAGGCACAGCCGAGCCTGGAGGACGTGTTCCTCAGTCTCGTCGAGGAGCCCGC
- a CDS encoding TetR/AcrR family transcriptional regulator, with product MTIGKGKGKRAEKAQRTRAKILTAARDLFVEHGYGTTALQDVADRAEVAVQTIYFTFRNKRTLLKEVVDVAIAGDAEPVATMDRDWFKESLATPTAREQLDIHVDGSRRILERVAPITKVLATAVAMDPEIATMWPQTTDPRYTVQLTAAETLITKPDAQPTLTATRAADLLYCLLSPELFLVFTADRGWPPADWAAWVTTTLRTQLCEPSG from the coding sequence ATGACCATCGGCAAGGGCAAAGGCAAACGAGCCGAGAAAGCCCAGCGCACCCGGGCCAAGATCCTCACCGCCGCCCGCGACCTGTTCGTCGAACACGGCTACGGCACCACCGCGCTCCAGGACGTCGCCGACCGCGCCGAAGTGGCGGTCCAAACGATCTATTTCACCTTCCGCAACAAACGCACCCTCCTCAAAGAAGTCGTCGACGTGGCCATCGCGGGCGACGCCGAACCGGTGGCCACGATGGACCGCGACTGGTTCAAGGAATCCCTGGCCACCCCCACCGCCCGCGAACAACTCGACATCCACGTCGACGGCAGCCGCCGCATCCTCGAACGCGTCGCCCCCATCACCAAGGTCCTGGCCACCGCCGTGGCCATGGACCCCGAGATCGCCACCATGTGGCCCCAGACCACCGACCCCCGCTACACGGTCCAACTCACCGCCGCCGAAACCCTCATCACCAAACCCGACGCCCAACCCACCCTCACGGCCACCCGAGCCGCCGACCTCCTCTACTGCCTCCTCAGCCCCGAGCTCTTCCTCGTCTTCACCGCCGACCGAGGCTGGCCCCCCGCCGACTGGGCCGCCTGGGTCACCACCACGCTGCGAACCCAACTGTGCGAACCGTCTGGATAG
- a CDS encoding SIR2 family NAD-dependent protein deacylase → MDVNRVRDWIDAADTVTVLTGAGVSTESGIPDYRGPNGAWTKDPDSAKYVDIDYYVRDPAIRRRAWIRRREHEAWTVEPNPAHHALVTLEARGKLTKLITQNIDGLHQKAGQTPTNVLEIHGNIFGVECLGCDATTTMRATLDRVAAGEDDPACLSCGGILKSSTIFFGQQLKTDVLYAAAESAQSCDLFLSVGTSLTVHPAAGLVDIALQSGARLVICNAEPTPYDHRADAVLTDPIGQTLPAILNN, encoded by the coding sequence ATGGATGTCAACCGGGTCCGCGACTGGATCGACGCAGCCGACACCGTCACGGTGCTCACCGGAGCCGGAGTGTCCACAGAGTCCGGGATCCCCGACTACCGGGGCCCCAACGGGGCCTGGACCAAGGACCCCGACTCGGCCAAATACGTCGACATCGACTACTACGTCCGCGACCCCGCCATCCGCCGCCGAGCCTGGATCCGCCGCCGCGAACACGAAGCCTGGACCGTCGAACCCAACCCGGCCCACCACGCCCTGGTCACCCTCGAAGCCCGGGGCAAACTAACCAAACTCATCACCCAGAACATCGACGGCCTCCACCAAAAGGCCGGCCAGACCCCCACCAACGTCCTGGAAATCCACGGCAACATCTTCGGCGTCGAATGCCTGGGCTGCGACGCCACCACCACCATGCGAGCCACCCTCGACCGCGTCGCGGCGGGAGAGGACGACCCCGCCTGCCTCTCCTGTGGAGGAATCCTCAAATCCTCCACCATCTTCTTCGGACAACAACTCAAAACCGACGTCCTCTACGCCGCCGCCGAATCAGCCCAAAGCTGCGACCTCTTCCTGTCGGTCGGCACCTCCCTCACGGTCCACCCCGCCGCGGGTCTGGTCGACATCGCCCTGCAATCCGGCGCCAGACTCGTCATCTGCAACGCCGAACCCACCCCCTACGACCACCGCGCCGACGCCGTCCTCACCGATCCGATAGGACAAACCCTCCCGGCCATCCTGAACAACTAA
- a CDS encoding YrhK family protein produces the protein MQRRTHPLRPPRRRRPHRSDRTNPPGHPEQLSSPSFFFFSPALTHAGTWMFVLGSAQLLIRQIHLTQLHARAGGHYGLSSSET, from the coding sequence CTGCAACGCCGAACCCACCCCCTACGACCACCGCGCCGACGCCGTCCTCACCGATCCGATAGGACAAACCCTCCCGGCCATCCTGAACAACTAAGCTCCCCCAGCTTCTTCTTTTTCTCCCCGGCGCTCACCCACGCGGGGACCTGGATGTTCGTCCTGGGCAGCGCCCAGCTCCTCATCCGCCAGATCCACCTGACCCAGCTGCACGCACGCGCTGGTGGGCACTACGGCCTCTCCAGCTCTGAAACCTAA
- a CDS encoding TetR/AcrR family transcriptional regulator codes for MPHAHTSPTSDDNKSLRQRRTAKRREDILRAATEIFGNRGYKSGSLTEIAEQVGMTHAGILHHFGSKNQLLLAVLDYRDEADVQDLEGKHPPEGMDLFKHLVDTARLNSTRPGIVQTYAVLSADSVTDNHPAQDYFRDRFTELRAMIARSLSQICEPDAMPSSAALDTAASAIIGVMDGLQVQWLLDDINVDLPHATAFAIDAILAALVAGRTGSRLESDS; via the coding sequence ATGCCGCACGCCCACACCAGTCCCACGAGCGATGACAACAAGAGCCTCCGGCAACGGCGCACCGCCAAACGCCGCGAGGACATCCTGCGCGCGGCCACCGAGATATTCGGCAACCGGGGCTACAAGAGCGGCTCACTGACCGAGATCGCCGAACAGGTCGGCATGACCCACGCGGGCATCCTGCACCACTTCGGATCCAAGAACCAGCTGCTGCTGGCGGTCCTCGACTACCGCGACGAAGCCGACGTCCAGGACCTGGAGGGCAAACACCCGCCCGAGGGCATGGACCTGTTCAAGCACCTGGTCGACACCGCCCGCCTCAACTCCACCCGCCCGGGCATCGTCCAGACCTACGCGGTGCTGTCGGCCGACTCGGTCACCGACAACCACCCGGCCCAGGACTACTTCCGCGACCGGTTCACCGAACTGCGCGCCATGATCGCCCGCTCCCTGTCCCAGATCTGCGAGCCCGACGCGATGCCGTCCTCCGCCGCCCTCGACACGGCCGCCTCGGCGATCATCGGCGTCATGGACGGTCTCCAGGTCCAGTGGCTGCTGGACGACATCAATGTGGACCTCCCCCACGCCACCGCGTTCGCGATCGACGCGATCCTGGCCGCACTGGTCGCGGGACGCACCGGCAGCCGCCTCGAGTCCGATTCGTGA